A genome region from Dolichospermum compactum NIES-806 includes the following:
- a CDS encoding mannose-1-phosphate guanyltransferase: MRAVLMAGGSGTRLRPLTCDLPKPMVPILNRPIAEHIINLLKRHQIYEVIATLHYLPDVLRDYFQDGSDFGVQMTYAIEEDQPLGTAGCVKNITELLDETFLVISGDSITDFDLSAAIEFHQQKQAKATLILTRVPNPIEFGVVITDTEGRINRFLEKPSTSEIFSDTVNTGTYILEPEVLDYLPEHTECDFSKDLFPLLLAKNEPIYGYVADGYWCDVGHLDAYREAQYDALQRKVNLKVAYPEIASGLWVGQNTYIDPTAKIETPAVIGNNCRIGPRVKIEDGTVIGDNVTIGADAHLKRPIIWNGAIIGDEAQLSACVIGRGTRVDRRAHVLEAAVVGSLSTVGEEAQISPGVRVWPSKKIESGAVLNINLIWGNTAQRNLFGQRGVQGLANIDITPEFAVKLGAAYGSTLKPGSMVTVSRDQRNVSRMVTRSLIAGLMSVGVDVQNLDTTAIPIARTVIPTMQVAGGIHVRVHPERRDYILIEFMDVKGINISKAQEKKIEGAYFKEDMRRSQSHEIGDVVYSSQLMDCYGKAFEKLLNVDTLRNSRAKVVIDYVYAVSGAILPQMLDKFGADAVVLNASLNKTAISNADRELLLTQLGHVVEAVNANFGVQVSANGEQLILVDESGFPIRGEMLTALMVDMMLTANPRSSVVVPVHASSAVELVAHRHDGNVIRTKANPTALMEACQKNSNVVLGGSGETGFIFPQLHPGFDSMFCIAKLIEMLTIQERSLASVRSELPRVIHRTYTVRCPWTAKGSLMRYLVETHPAQNLELIDGVKIRQPYDDNWLLVLPDASEPLVHLYVNSSDRDWVDETLRDYRARVQYFVEREQENYRLDM; the protein is encoded by the coding sequence ATGCGTGCAGTCTTAATGGCAGGTGGTTCAGGAACGCGGTTGCGTCCTTTGACTTGTGATTTACCCAAACCAATGGTTCCGATCTTAAATCGTCCCATTGCTGAACATATCATCAATCTCCTCAAACGACACCAGATTTATGAAGTAATTGCCACATTGCATTATTTACCAGATGTTCTCCGTGATTACTTTCAAGATGGCAGTGATTTTGGAGTACAAATGACCTATGCTATCGAAGAAGATCAACCATTAGGTACGGCAGGCTGCGTAAAAAATATTACTGAACTTTTAGATGAAACTTTTTTAGTCATTAGCGGTGATAGTATCACAGATTTTGATTTGAGTGCCGCCATTGAATTTCATCAACAAAAACAAGCAAAAGCCACCTTAATTTTAACCCGTGTGCCTAACCCCATTGAATTCGGTGTGGTAATTACGGATACAGAAGGGCGTATTAACCGATTTTTAGAAAAGCCTTCCACCAGCGAAATTTTTTCTGATACTGTCAACACTGGAACTTATATTTTAGAACCAGAAGTTTTAGACTATTTACCAGAACATACTGAATGCGATTTTTCTAAAGATTTATTTCCCCTCTTACTAGCCAAAAACGAGCCGATTTACGGTTATGTTGCTGATGGTTACTGGTGTGATGTGGGTCATTTAGATGCCTATAGAGAAGCCCAGTATGATGCTTTACAAAGGAAAGTTAACTTAAAAGTGGCTTATCCAGAAATTGCTTCCGGTTTGTGGGTAGGACAAAATACTTATATTGATCCTACCGCCAAAATTGAAACCCCAGCCGTAATTGGGAATAATTGCCGCATTGGCCCGAGGGTAAAAATTGAGGATGGGACAGTAATTGGTGATAATGTGACAATTGGGGCTGATGCTCATTTAAAAAGACCAATTATTTGGAATGGGGCAATTATTGGCGATGAGGCTCAGTTATCGGCTTGTGTAATTGGTCGCGGTACTCGTGTAGATAGACGCGCTCATGTCTTAGAAGCGGCTGTAGTCGGTTCGCTGTCTACGGTGGGAGAAGAGGCGCAAATTAGCCCTGGGGTGAGGGTATGGCCGAGTAAAAAGATTGAGTCTGGTGCAGTTTTAAATATTAATTTAATTTGGGGAAATACTGCCCAACGCAATTTATTTGGACAGCGGGGAGTACAAGGATTAGCCAATATTGATATTACTCCAGAATTTGCGGTGAAGTTGGGGGCTGCCTATGGTTCGACGTTGAAACCTGGTTCAATGGTGACAGTTTCCCGTGACCAACGCAATGTTTCCCGCATGGTAACACGGTCTTTAATTGCGGGTTTAATGTCTGTAGGTGTGGATGTCCAGAATCTCGATACTACGGCTATTCCTATCGCTAGGACGGTGATTCCTACTATGCAGGTAGCAGGGGGTATTCATGTCCGAGTTCACCCAGAACGCCGTGATTATATCTTGATTGAATTTATGGACGTGAAGGGCATTAATATCTCTAAAGCCCAAGAAAAGAAAATTGAGGGGGCGTATTTTAAGGAAGATATGCGCCGTTCCCAAAGTCATGAAATTGGTGATGTGGTATATTCTAGTCAATTGATGGATTGCTATGGGAAGGCTTTTGAAAAGTTATTAAATGTGGATACTCTGCGTAATAGTCGGGCAAAGGTGGTCATTGACTATGTTTACGCTGTATCTGGGGCTATTTTGCCGCAAATGTTGGATAAATTTGGGGCGGATGCAGTGGTGTTAAATGCTAGTTTGAATAAAACGGCAATTTCTAATGCTGATAGAGAGTTGCTGTTAACTCAATTAGGTCATGTTGTGGAGGCGGTAAACGCTAATTTTGGCGTGCAGGTATCAGCTAATGGGGAACAACTGATTTTAGTTGATGAATCGGGTTTTCCTATTAGGGGGGAAATGCTGACGGCGTTGATGGTTGATATGATGTTAACTGCTAATCCTAGAAGTTCGGTGGTTGTGCCGGTTCATGCTTCTAGTGCAGTGGAATTAGTTGCCCATCGTCATGATGGTAATGTAATTAGGACTAAGGCTAATCCTACGGCTTTAATGGAGGCTTGTCAGAAGAATTCCAATGTGGTTTTGGGTGGGAGTGGGGAAACTGGGTTTATTTTTCCGCAATTACATCCAGGGTTTGATTCGATGTTCTGTATTGCCAAGCTAATTGAAATGTTAACCATTCAAGAGCGATCGCTGGCAAGCGTGCGTTCGGAATTACCCCGTGTCATTCACAGAACCTACACAGTCCGCTGTCCTTGGACTGCTAAGGGGTCCTTAATGCGTTATTTGGTGGAAACCCACCCGGCGCAAAATTTGGAGTTAATTGATGGTGTGAAAATTCGTCAACCCTATGATGACAATTGGCTATTGGTTTTACCTGATGCCAGTGAACCTTTAGTCCATCTCTATGTTAACAGTAGCGATCGCGATTGGGTGGATGAAACTCTCAGAGACTACCGCGCTCGTGTCCAGTATTTTGTGGAACGTGAACAGGAGAATTACCGTTTGGATATGTAA
- a CDS encoding AI-2E family transporter — protein sequence MQTRKLLNWWQTLTPIARFLAIALLAPLLVLNGWAIAAIFNYFHSLIVILVGASVLAFLLSYPVSWMENHGAKREQVAILVFLLALSILLALGVTLFPLALTQAQQLVARLPDLIDSGRSQLMILNEKAEGAGLPINLDALAAQINDRVKGQLQAIAGQVLNLAVITVTSLLDFLLTMVLTFYLLQHGGELWQSLVEWLPAKFRAPFSKTVRLSFQNFFITQLILSTCMASALIPTFLWLKVPFGLLFGLTIGVMALIPFGGSVGIALTTSLVSLQDVSMGVRVLIAAIIVQQILENLIAPRILGSFTGLNPVWILISVLTGARIGGLLGVIVAVPCAVVIKSIINAIRPSTLNLDTEDSHPDEISAPMTPEASPKIEPNNSLSVS from the coding sequence ATGCAGACACGCAAGCTACTCAATTGGTGGCAAACACTGACACCTATAGCCAGATTTTTAGCGATCGCCCTACTTGCGCCCCTATTAGTTCTGAATGGTTGGGCTATTGCCGCAATTTTCAATTATTTTCACTCCCTGATTGTTATTTTAGTCGGAGCTTCCGTATTAGCATTTTTACTCAGCTACCCCGTGAGTTGGATGGAAAATCACGGAGCAAAACGAGAGCAAGTAGCCATTCTTGTATTTTTGTTAGCATTATCCATCTTATTAGCTCTAGGTGTCACCCTGTTTCCTCTGGCCCTGACTCAAGCCCAACAACTGGTGGCGCGGTTACCAGACTTAATAGACTCAGGACGTTCTCAATTAATGATCCTCAATGAAAAAGCAGAAGGCGCTGGTTTACCAATCAACCTCGATGCTTTAGCCGCACAAATCAACGATCGCGTCAAAGGACAATTACAGGCGATCGCCGGACAGGTACTAAATCTAGCTGTGATCACTGTCACCAGTCTGCTCGATTTCCTCCTGACAATGGTATTAACCTTTTATTTATTACAGCATGGCGGCGAACTTTGGCAAAGTTTAGTAGAATGGCTACCTGCTAAATTTCGCGCCCCCTTTTCCAAAACAGTTCGTTTAAGCTTTCAAAACTTTTTTATCACCCAATTAATTTTATCAACCTGCATGGCTTCTGCCCTAATTCCCACCTTTTTATGGCTAAAAGTTCCCTTTGGTCTATTATTTGGGTTAACGATTGGAGTTATGGCACTTATCCCCTTTGGTGGTTCTGTCGGTATCGCCCTTACCACCTCTTTAGTCTCACTTCAAGATGTTTCTATGGGCGTAAGGGTATTAATAGCAGCCATAATAGTCCAGCAAATTCTCGAAAATCTAATCGCACCGAGAATATTAGGCAGTTTTACAGGATTAAACCCGGTGTGGATTTTAATTTCTGTCTTAACTGGAGCGAGAATTGGCGGACTTTTAGGCGTAATTGTTGCTGTTCCCTGCGCTGTGGTTATTAAAAGCATCATCAACGCCATTCGTCCCTCAACACTTAACCTGGACACAGAAGACTCTCACCCTGATGAGATATCTGCACCCATGACACCAGAAGCATCTCCGAAAATAGAGCCTAATAATTCTTTGAGTGTTTCATGA
- a CDS encoding ABC transporter permease subunit — MLTGFLEAVFNGVSIGAVLLIAALGLAIIFGLMGVINMAHGELIMFGAYTTFVVQNICKQFGGFWFEVYIFLALIIAFIFTAGVGLILEKSVIRYLYGRPLETLLATWGVSLIFQQFVRSVNLLLIIGIALFSLLFFGGLRILNYRNNLQKIRNWVVGVLLFLSLGLTITICNLLSKTYQQAVTLPWFGAQNVDVTAPSWLQSGVSLAGVQLPYARLFIIVLTIICVGGIYLFLQRSHWGLRIRAVTQNRSMSACLGIPTQKVDAITFALGSGLAGVAGCAISLLGSVGPNTGQNYIIDTFMVVVVGGVGNLAGTILAALGIGTINYLIGSGTLALLLGAVKPLADLFSFFATTSMAKVMVFALIIVFLQWKPGGIFPQKGRHVDV; from the coding sequence ATGTTAACAGGGTTCTTGGAAGCTGTATTTAATGGTGTTAGTATTGGCGCTGTTTTATTAATTGCTGCTTTAGGATTAGCTATCATATTTGGCTTAATGGGTGTCATTAATATGGCTCATGGTGAGCTAATTATGTTTGGTGCTTATACAACTTTTGTTGTGCAAAATATTTGTAAGCAATTCGGTGGGTTTTGGTTTGAAGTTTATATATTTTTGGCTTTGATTATCGCTTTTATTTTCACTGCTGGTGTGGGATTAATTCTGGAAAAAAGTGTAATTCGTTATCTCTATGGACGACCTTTAGAAACTCTGTTAGCAACCTGGGGAGTAAGTTTAATTTTTCAGCAGTTTGTCCGCAGTGTGAATTTATTATTGATCATCGGGATAGCTTTGTTTTCTCTTCTGTTTTTTGGGGGTTTACGGATTTTAAATTATCGGAATAATTTACAGAAAATTCGTAACTGGGTTGTGGGAGTTTTACTATTTTTGTCTTTAGGATTGACAATCACAATTTGTAATTTATTAAGTAAAACCTATCAGCAAGCGGTAACTTTACCTTGGTTTGGCGCTCAAAATGTGGATGTTACAGCCCCTAGTTGGTTACAATCTGGTGTATCTTTAGCTGGTGTACAATTACCTTATGCACGGTTATTTATTATTGTTTTGACGATTATTTGTGTGGGAGGAATTTATCTATTCTTGCAACGTTCTCATTGGGGATTAAGAATTAGGGCTGTTACGCAAAATCGCAGTATGAGTGCTTGTTTGGGTATTCCCACTCAAAAAGTTGATGCAATTACTTTCGCGCTGGGTTCAGGGTTAGCTGGTGTAGCTGGATGTGCAATTAGTTTACTCGGTTCTGTTGGACCAAATACTGGACAAAATTACATTATTGACACCTTTATGGTGGTGGTTGTCGGTGGTGTGGGTAATTTAGCTGGTACGATTTTGGCAGCTTTGGGAATTGGGACAATTAATTATTTGATTGGTTCGGGAACTTTGGCTTTGTTGTTGGGTGCGGTTAAGCCTTTGGCTGATTTATTTAGTTTTTTTGCAACTACAAGTATGGCTAAGGTGATGGTTTTTGCGTTGATTATTGTGTTTTTACAATGGAAGCCGGGAGGGATTTTTCCTCAAAAGGGTCGTCATGTTGATGTTTAA
- a CDS encoding proteinase inhibitor I4 serpin, whose amino-acid sequence MNSVTTNFLQRRYGVSLGRRYVLAAAGVMLLAAVACYPIDNSNNVFTKSYLPNTELGFLPDDNLL is encoded by the coding sequence ATGAATTCTGTCACAACCAATTTTCTGCAACGACGTTATGGGGTAAGTTTGGGTAGACGTTATGTTTTAGCAGCCGCTGGTGTTATGCTATTAGCTGCGGTTGCTTGTTACCCGATAGATAACAGCAATAACGTTTTTACTAAATCTTATCTACCCAATACAGAACTAGGCTTTTTACCGGACGATAATCTACTTTGA
- a CDS encoding YciI family protein: protein MTKYIMWGSYCEDVLTKREPYRQAHLAGLAQQKESGILITIGPTKDVTQVFAIYEAEDENTVRQLVESDPYWQNGIWTEYFVKEWIQAF, encoded by the coding sequence ATGACAAAATACATTATGTGGGGAAGTTATTGTGAAGACGTTCTCACCAAACGCGAACCCTATCGTCAAGCCCATTTAGCCGGATTAGCACAACAGAAAGAATCTGGAATTTTAATTACGATTGGACCAACAAAAGATGTAACTCAAGTTTTTGCCATTTACGAAGCCGAAGACGAAAACACCGTTCGTCAATTAGTGGAATCAGATCCCTATTGGCAAAACGGCATTTGGACAGAGTATTTTGTTAAAGAATGGATTCAGGCTTTTTAG
- the urtC gene encoding urea ABC transporter permease subunit UrtC: MDKAGMMKIKTGRSLILVEVGVVCAIALILILIMPVLLSDFRLNLLGRFLSLAIVALGIDLIWGYAGLLSLGHGIFFGLGGYAIAMYLKLQVPTGELPDFMSLYGVMELPGFWQPFSSFPLSMAAVVMIPGVLAGLLGYLVFRNRIKGVYFSILTQAAIIVFFNFFNGQQQFFNGTNGLIDFTTFPPLSWGVNGSGAIVSDSKTQFVFYVLTVVFLAATYGLCRWLTSGRFGRLLIAIRDDESRVRFSGYDPTDFKVLVFAVSGAIAGIAGAFYTVQSGSVSPRSMDIGFSIEMVIWVAVGGRGTLIGAVIGTLLVNYARTFLSEQFAEIWLFFQGILLLTIVILLPDGIMGWLSKQNIPFGKRQQLKPSDTYPSLEEDMEVKHERQNLGN, translated from the coding sequence ATGGATAAAGCAGGAATGATGAAAATTAAAACGGGGCGAAGTTTAATATTAGTTGAGGTTGGGGTAGTTTGTGCGATCGCTTTAATTTTGATTTTGATTATGCCGGTTTTACTTTCAGATTTTCGTCTGAATTTATTGGGACGATTTTTGTCTCTGGCTATTGTGGCTTTGGGAATTGATTTAATTTGGGGTTATGCTGGTTTATTGAGTTTGGGACATGGGATTTTCTTCGGTTTGGGTGGATATGCGATCGCTATGTACCTAAAATTGCAAGTCCCCACGGGGGAGTTACCAGATTTTATGTCCCTTTATGGTGTTATGGAACTTCCTGGATTTTGGCAGCCTTTTTCTTCTTTTCCCCTGTCTATGGCTGCTGTAGTCATGATTCCGGGTGTGTTAGCAGGACTACTAGGATATTTAGTATTTCGTAATCGCATTAAGGGGGTTTATTTTTCGATTTTGACTCAAGCTGCAATTATTGTATTTTTCAATTTTTTTAATGGACAACAACAATTTTTTAATGGCACAAATGGGTTGATAGATTTTACCACTTTTCCGCCTTTGTCTTGGGGAGTTAATGGCAGTGGTGCTATAGTTAGTGATAGCAAAACTCAATTTGTTTTTTACGTCTTGACGGTGGTATTTTTGGCGGCTACTTATGGGCTTTGTCGCTGGTTAACTAGTGGACGTTTTGGTAGATTATTAATAGCTATTCGTGATGATGAAAGTCGGGTACGATTTTCTGGTTATGACCCCACAGATTTTAAAGTCTTAGTATTTGCAGTTTCGGGAGCAATTGCTGGTATAGCTGGGGCATTTTACACGGTTCAAAGTGGTTCTGTATCCCCTAGATCCATGGATATTGGCTTTTCTATTGAAATGGTGATTTGGGTGGCTGTGGGGGGAAGAGGGACATTAATCGGGGCAGTTATTGGGACTTTATTAGTTAATTATGCCCGGACTTTTTTAAGTGAACAATTCGCGGAAATATGGCTATTTTTTCAGGGTATACTATTATTAACTATCGTCATTCTGCTTCCTGATGGCATAATGGGATGGTTAAGTAAACAAAATATCCCTTTTGGGAAACGTCAGCAATTAAAACCTTCTGATACCTATCCTAGTTTAGAAGAAGATATGGAGGTGAAACATGAACGCCAAAATCTTGGAAACTGA
- the urtA gene encoding urea ABC transporter substrate-binding protein has product MSKEFNRRKFLLYSAVGVGSSIFLKACGNNSPNTANSPAVSSSTSPVAGTAGKTIKIGILHSLSGTMAISEKSVVDAEKLAIKEINAAGGVLGKQIEAVVEDGASNWDTFREKATKLIDQDQVAVVFGCWTSASRKNVKPVFESKDHMLWYPVQYEGQECSKNIFYTGAAPNQQIEPSVDWLLKNKGKEFFLVGSDYVFPRTANNIIKAQLEALGGKTVGEDYLPLGNTEVTAIITKIKQVLPKGGVIYNTLNGDSNVAFFKQLKGAGLTPDKYPSMSVSIAEEEVKAIGVEYLKGHYAAWNYFQTVDTPANKKFVAAFKKEYGEDRVTNDPMEAAYIAVYLWKQAVEKATTTDLAKVRAAAYGQTIDAPEGKVTVNANHHISKIVRIGQVRQDGLFDIVYATPAPVEPVPWNQFVKETKGFACDWSDPAKGGKYKKG; this is encoded by the coding sequence ATGTCTAAGGAATTTAACCGACGTAAGTTTCTGCTTTACAGTGCTGTAGGTGTTGGTAGTAGCATTTTCTTAAAAGCTTGTGGTAATAACTCTCCAAATACTGCGAATAGTCCAGCAGTATCCAGCAGTACATCTCCCGTAGCTGGTACTGCTGGTAAAACCATCAAGATAGGTATTTTACATTCTCTCAGTGGCACAATGGCTATCAGTGAGAAGAGTGTGGTAGATGCGGAAAAACTAGCAATTAAGGAAATTAACGCTGCTGGGGGTGTTTTAGGTAAACAAATTGAAGCAGTTGTTGAAGATGGCGCTTCTAATTGGGATACCTTTAGAGAAAAAGCTACTAAATTGATTGATCAGGATCAAGTAGCTGTAGTTTTTGGTTGTTGGACTTCTGCTAGTCGTAAAAATGTGAAGCCAGTTTTCGAGAGCAAGGATCATATGCTCTGGTATCCTGTGCAGTATGAAGGTCAAGAATGTTCTAAAAATATTTTTTACACTGGTGCAGCCCCAAATCAACAAATTGAACCTTCTGTTGATTGGTTGTTGAAGAATAAAGGTAAAGAGTTCTTTTTAGTCGGTTCTGACTATGTTTTCCCCCGCACTGCTAATAACATTATTAAGGCTCAATTAGAGGCTTTAGGTGGGAAAACTGTGGGAGAAGATTACTTACCTTTGGGTAATACGGAAGTGACAGCTATTATCACGAAAATTAAGCAGGTTTTACCCAAGGGTGGTGTAATTTATAATACTCTTAATGGTGATAGTAATGTTGCTTTCTTCAAACAGCTGAAAGGAGCGGGATTGACACCAGATAAGTATCCTTCCATGTCTGTGAGTATTGCGGAAGAGGAAGTTAAAGCCATTGGTGTAGAGTATCTAAAAGGACATTATGCTGCTTGGAACTATTTTCAAACAGTAGACACACCTGCGAACAAGAAATTTGTGGCGGCTTTTAAGAAAGAATACGGTGAAGATAGGGTAACAAATGACCCAATGGAAGCGGCATATATCGCCGTGTATTTATGGAAACAAGCGGTAGAAAAAGCAACTACAACTGACTTGGCGAAAGTCCGGGCTGCGGCCTATGGTCAAACTATAGATGCACCTGAAGGAAAAGTAACTGTTAATGCTAATCATCACATATCAAAAATTGTGCGGATTGGTCAAGTCAGACAGGATGGCCTGTTTGACATTGTTTATGCTACCCCCGCACCAGTTGAACCAGTTCCTTGGAATCAATTTGTGAAAGAGACTAAGGGATTTGCTTGTGATTGGTCAGATCCTGCAAAAGGTGGCAAATACAAGAAGGGTTAA
- a CDS encoding LCP family protein — MTSQKTTAAQQKAAKAKYKRQGKNSRPSKSGRWLWFAVGMGGIAIVSGLAGALLAVSWESTPLQQAQLSAQEEAVFDGDSISGNGLQFSQLTRPVNILLMGMSVLPPDVQNPPSESKNLRYLPQINSFDGLSDVMLLIKFDPETKKVVMLSVPRDTRTQIEGYGTKKINAANVDGGPALTAKTVSNLLGGVGIDRYVRINVLGVSKLIEALGGVNIYVPKDMKYRDDSQHLYINLKAGQQHLNGEQALQLLRYRHDELGDIGRIQRQQMVLRALIEQTLNPTTITKLPDILNVVKENIDTNLSVEELIALVGFGSKINRANMQMLMLPGRFSENHEFDASYWVPDGRSIAKLMTQHFGLEAKTTETSLSEPSGLRVAIQDSTGGDRSDSEARPRNRSQLRPLIKTLEKAGYTNIFVSKPWGQPLDVTHIVAQQGDGDSAESIRSLLGFGEVRVESTGNIGSDITIQVGKDWSQNQAIFQNSTNP; from the coding sequence GTGACTAGTCAAAAAACAACAGCAGCACAACAAAAAGCCGCAAAAGCTAAATATAAGCGTCAAGGGAAAAATTCTCGCCCGTCAAAATCGGGACGGTGGCTATGGTTTGCGGTGGGTATGGGGGGGATTGCCATAGTATCAGGACTTGCAGGGGCATTATTAGCGGTTTCTTGGGAAAGTACCCCTTTACAACAAGCTCAACTCAGTGCCCAGGAAGAAGCAGTATTTGATGGTGATAGTATTTCTGGCAATGGCTTACAATTTTCTCAGCTAACTCGTCCTGTTAATATCCTCTTAATGGGCATGAGTGTACTACCTCCAGATGTCCAAAATCCCCCATCGGAAAGTAAAAATCTGCGTTATTTGCCCCAAATTAATTCCTTTGACGGTCTTTCTGATGTGATGCTGTTGATCAAATTTGATCCAGAGACAAAAAAAGTAGTCATGCTTTCTGTTCCTAGAGATACCCGTACACAAATTGAAGGGTATGGAACTAAAAAAATTAATGCTGCTAATGTAGATGGTGGTCCAGCTTTGACGGCGAAAACCGTTAGTAATCTTTTAGGTGGAGTTGGAATTGATCGCTACGTCCGTATTAATGTCTTAGGTGTTAGTAAGCTAATTGAAGCTTTGGGCGGAGTGAATATCTATGTCCCCAAAGATATGAAATATCGGGACGATTCCCAGCATTTATACATTAATCTAAAAGCGGGTCAACAACATCTCAATGGTGAACAAGCGTTGCAATTACTCCGCTATCGTCATGATGAATTGGGCGATATTGGGCGGATTCAGCGGCAGCAAATGGTGTTGCGGGCTTTAATTGAACAGACTCTTAACCCAACAACCATCACCAAATTACCAGATATTCTCAATGTGGTTAAGGAAAATATTGATACTAACTTATCCGTTGAAGAATTAATAGCATTGGTTGGTTTTGGTTCAAAAATCAATCGCGCAAATATGCAAATGTTAATGCTGCCTGGACGCTTTAGCGAAAATCACGAATTTGATGCCAGCTACTGGGTTCCAGATGGGCGGAGTATTGCTAAATTAATGACCCAGCATTTTGGTTTAGAAGCGAAGACCACAGAAACATCGCTCAGTGAGCCTAGTGGGTTGCGTGTAGCTATTCAGGATAGTACAGGAGGCGATCGCAGCGATAGCGAAGCGCGACCTAGAAATCGCTCTCAACTGCGTCCCCTGATTAAAACATTGGAGAAAGCCGGATATACCAATATCTTCGTCTCTAAACCCTGGGGACAACCCTTAGACGTAACCCACATTGTCGCCCAACAAGGAGACGGAGACAGTGCCGAATCAATTCGTAGTTTGTTGGGATTTGGAGAAGTGCGCGTAGAAAGCACAGGTAATATTGGTTCAGATATTACTATCCAAGTAGGTAAAGACTGGTCTCAAAACCAAGCCATTTTCCAAAACTCCACCAATCCGTAG
- the urtD gene encoding urea ABC transporter ATP-binding protein UrtD: MNAKILETENVTVSFDGFKALNRLNFSMNVGELRVVIGANGAGKTTFLDVITGKVQPTIGKVLFKGKNLRSLAEHQIARMGIGRKFQTPRIYLNLTPFENLEITSNRHKNVFSTLFSSITYAEKNSLKGLLETIGLTAKANIPAALLSHGEKQRLEIGMLVAQSPDLLLVDEPVAGLTDEETYNIGNLLSTLAESHSILVIEHDMEFVRQIAKKVTVLHEGSVLCEGDFEQVRNDPRVIEVYLGKQEENHTSLNPLF, encoded by the coding sequence ATGAACGCCAAAATCTTGGAAACTGAAAATGTCACCGTTAGTTTTGACGGTTTTAAAGCATTAAATCGTCTAAATTTTAGTATGAATGTTGGCGAATTGCGCGTAGTAATTGGTGCGAATGGGGCTGGGAAAACTACTTTTTTGGATGTGATTACAGGTAAGGTGCAACCAACTATAGGGAAAGTATTATTTAAGGGTAAAAATTTACGTTCTTTAGCTGAACATCAAATTGCACGGATGGGAATTGGTCGCAAATTTCAAACTCCACGCATATATCTTAATTTAACGCCTTTCGAGAATTTAGAAATCACTAGTAATCGTCATAAAAATGTCTTTTCTACCTTGTTTAGTTCTATCACTTATGCGGAAAAAAATAGTCTTAAAGGCTTATTAGAAACAATTGGCTTAACTGCAAAAGCCAATATTCCAGCGGCTTTATTATCCCACGGAGAAAAGCAACGTTTGGAGATTGGAATGTTAGTAGCGCAATCTCCTGATTTATTACTTGTTGATGAACCAGTGGCTGGTTTAACAGATGAAGAAACCTATAATATTGGTAATTTGCTATCAACATTAGCAGAAAGTCATTCAATTTTAGTCATTGAACATGATATGGAATTTGTGCGACAAATTGCTAAGAAAGTGACAGTATTACATGAGGGTTCAGTATTGTGTGAAGGTGATTTTGAGCAAGTCAGAAATGACCCCCGCGTTATTGAAGTATATTTGGGAAAACAGGAAGAGAATCATACCTCCCTTAATCCTCTCTTCTAA